In the genome of Candidatus Obscuribacterales bacterium, one region contains:
- a CDS encoding ribonuclease J — protein sequence MSRNNSQALKIIPLGGLHEIGKNTCVFEINDEILLLDAGLAFPTDGMHGVNIVLPDMTYLRENRHKIKGMIVTHGHEDHIGGIAFHLKQIDIPVIYGPRLALALLEGKLQEAGVANQTELRTVRPRDMVRIGKSFLVEYIRNTHSMADSFSVAIHTPLGVVIHTGDFKVDYTPVDGEQFDFQRLAEHGEKGVLCLMSDSTNSEVPGATPSERSVFPNLDRVFGQAEGRLLVTTFASSVHRVNMILELAKKHKRVVSVVGRSMLNVIAHARNLGYIKCEDDLFVPLKGVNKYPDENVLILTTGSQGEPMAALTRIANQEHRQVKIRTGDTVVFSANPIPGNTIAVVNTIDKLMMQGAKVVYGKGEGIHVSGHGAQEDQKLMLALTRPKFFLPVHGEHRMLVKHSKTAQSMGVPAENMVIINNGDIVELTTESLQVAGKVPSGIELVDSSRSGVVHQRVLEDRQQLAEDGMVTV from the coding sequence ATGAGTCGAAACAATTCCCAAGCACTAAAAATCATCCCCCTTGGTGGTTTACACGAAATTGGTAAGAATACTTGCGTCTTTGAAATCAACGACGAAATTCTCTTGCTTGATGCAGGGCTAGCATTTCCCACCGATGGGATGCATGGTGTGAATATTGTGCTACCAGATATGACCTATCTGCGTGAAAATCGGCACAAAATCAAGGGAATGATTGTCACCCATGGTCATGAAGACCACATCGGTGGTATTGCGTTTCACCTCAAGCAAATTGACATTCCGGTGATCTATGGGCCGCGCTTGGCTCTAGCTTTGCTAGAAGGCAAGTTGCAAGAAGCTGGGGTGGCTAATCAAACTGAACTGCGGACGGTGCGCCCTAGAGATATGGTGCGTATTGGTAAGTCATTCCTGGTGGAATATATTCGCAACACCCACTCTATGGCTGACAGTTTCTCGGTGGCTATTCATACCCCTCTGGGTGTGGTTATTCACACCGGAGACTTTAAGGTGGACTACACTCCGGTGGATGGAGAGCAGTTTGACTTCCAACGCCTGGCAGAACATGGCGAAAAAGGCGTGCTCTGCTTGATGAGTGATTCCACCAACTCTGAAGTACCGGGAGCGACGCCATCCGAGCGATCGGTTTTCCCCAACCTTGACCGCGTGTTTGGGCAAGCGGAAGGACGCTTACTTGTCACCACCTTTGCGTCATCGGTTCACCGGGTCAATATGATTCTGGAACTAGCGAAAAAGCATAAGCGCGTGGTGTCGGTGGTGGGGCGATCGATGCTCAACGTGATTGCCCATGCCCGTAACTTGGGCTACATCAAATGTGAAGATGATTTATTTGTGCCTCTGAAGGGCGTCAATAAGTATCCCGACGAGAATGTATTGATTCTGACTACGGGCTCCCAAGGTGAGCCGATGGCAGCCCTGACCCGTATTGCTAACCAAGAGCATCGTCAGGTAAAAATCCGCACGGGTGATACGGTGGTGTTCTCCGCCAATCCCATTCCAGGCAATACCATTGCTGTTGTCAACACCATTGACAAGCTGATGATGCAGGGTGCGAAGGTTGTCTATGGCAAAGGTGAAGGCATTCACGTCTCTGGCCATGGTGCCCAGGAAGATCAAAAACTGATGCTGGCGTTGACTCGTCCTAAGTTCTTCCTGCCGGTGCACGGTGAACATCGCATGTTGGTGAAGCATAGTAAGACCGCCCAAAGCATGGGTGTTCCGGCGGAAAATATGGTGATCATTAACAATGGCGACATTGTTGAGCTGACCACCGAGAGTTTACAGGTGGCTGGGAAAGTGCCGTCGGGTATTGAACTGGTTGATTCATCCCGCAGTGGTGTGGTGCATCAACGGGTGTTGGAAGATCGGCAACAGCTTGCTGAAGACGGCATGGTGACCGTA